A genomic segment from Ruficoccus amylovorans encodes:
- a CDS encoding AraC family transcriptional regulator, producing the protein MKAALETIHETRHEAFAFREFNQVRFQSPWHYHPEFEITLIESSEGELFVGDRIWPFSAGEVYAFGCSLPHYFHNPEGKLRQRARALVIQFLPDTFGPQFFGLGELAAIRRFINRAQTGFKLHERARETAVARIRRMRQLDGARRLFALFHLLDDMSVADEDLEGLSSEGFMPILDAEASQRMARIYRYVFQELDSRVTLAGAASAAGMAESAFCRYFKRMTGKRFTDFINELRVSRSCRELIESTQSVAEIAFACGYGSLSNYNRCFRLIMKMSPREYRSRHSTLG; encoded by the coding sequence ATGAAAGCCGCCCTCGAAACAATCCATGAAACCCGACACGAAGCGTTTGCTTTTCGTGAATTCAACCAGGTGCGGTTTCAATCACCTTGGCACTATCACCCCGAGTTTGAGATCACCTTGATCGAGTCCAGCGAAGGGGAGTTGTTTGTCGGGGACCGCATCTGGCCTTTCTCGGCTGGAGAAGTCTATGCCTTCGGTTGCTCGCTTCCTCATTATTTCCACAACCCGGAGGGAAAACTGCGACAACGGGCCCGGGCGTTGGTCATCCAGTTTCTGCCGGATACCTTCGGCCCACAGTTCTTCGGTTTGGGCGAACTGGCCGCGATCCGCCGTTTCATCAACCGGGCACAAACGGGGTTCAAGCTGCACGAGCGCGCACGGGAAACCGCCGTTGCGCGCATCCGCCGGATGCGGCAGCTGGACGGAGCCCGGCGCCTCTTCGCGCTGTTTCACCTGCTGGATGACATGAGCGTGGCTGACGAGGATTTGGAGGGATTGAGCAGCGAGGGCTTCATGCCGATTCTGGACGCCGAAGCGAGCCAACGCATGGCCCGGATTTATCGCTATGTCTTCCAGGAACTCGATTCGCGTGTCACCCTGGCGGGGGCTGCGTCAGCGGCGGGTATGGCCGAGTCGGCTTTTTGTCGTTATTTCAAGCGGATGACCGGCAAACGCTTCACGGACTTCATTAACGAACTGCGCGTCTCTCGCTCATGCCGTGAACTGATTGAGAGCACACAATCGGTCGCGGAGATCGCCTTTGCCTGTGGCTACGGGAGCCTCTCGAATTATAACCGTTGTTTCAGACTGATCATGAAAATGTCACCCCGTGAATACCGAAGCAGGCATTCGACCCTAGGATGA